One region of bacterium genomic DNA includes:
- a CDS encoding M20/M25/M40 family metallo-hydrolase — MNNSFPLNASPALLRDFDLLLDYVDNHINEYVRDLIQICEVPAPTFHEEKRGKFFASFFRDIPNVHLDDVGNVIIPVSRNGGPHVVLSAHLDTVFSFAEIVVTRSGTVLQAPGISDDSAGLACLILLYRGLRQAGFLTKGSLTLLATVGEEGLGNLRGARNFFDKFPEPVDYFISLDGCDADRLVTVGLASKRLRIFLRGPGGHSWGDAGLANPIHVAGEFLSKVERLVLPQKPKTTLNVGIISGGTSINTIPTEMSMDLDLRSESMETLIWLDQWVFKTLQENLENKPAIHSEMVVVGNRPAGAIAENHVLVRQAISANRRFDLEAKLETGSTDSNIPFSLGIPALTMGVGGVSGKIHTPEEWYDVRGAEAGIKRTALLVAELLNGTTQ; from the coding sequence ATGAACAATTCATTTCCTCTCAACGCCAGCCCGGCCCTCTTGCGGGATTTCGACCTACTCCTGGATTATGTCGATAACCATATAAACGAATATGTGCGGGATCTAATCCAAATTTGCGAAGTTCCAGCCCCCACTTTCCACGAAGAGAAGCGTGGCAAATTTTTTGCTTCCTTTTTTCGCGACATCCCGAATGTGCATTTGGATGATGTGGGCAATGTGATTATCCCCGTTTCGCGAAACGGAGGACCGCATGTCGTACTTTCCGCGCACCTGGACACGGTTTTTTCGTTCGCGGAAATTGTTGTAACTCGAAGCGGCACGGTTTTGCAGGCTCCGGGAATCTCGGATGATTCCGCCGGGCTCGCCTGTTTGATCCTGCTTTACCGCGGACTGAGACAGGCAGGATTTCTCACGAAGGGATCACTGACCTTGCTCGCAACAGTAGGAGAAGAAGGCCTGGGGAATTTGCGCGGCGCCCGTAATTTTTTCGATAAGTTTCCTGAACCGGTGGATTATTTTATTTCGCTGGATGGATGCGATGCAGATCGGCTTGTGACCGTCGGCCTGGCGAGCAAGAGACTCCGGATTTTTTTGCGTGGCCCGGGAGGCCATAGTTGGGGCGATGCAGGCCTGGCTAATCCGATTCACGTTGCGGGAGAATTTCTTTCCAAAGTGGAGCGACTCGTGCTACCTCAGAAACCCAAAACCACCTTGAATGTGGGAATCATTAGCGGAGGAACGTCCATCAATACGATTCCGACAGAAATGTCGATGGATCTCGATCTGCGAAGCGAATCGATGGAAACTTTGATTTGGCTGGATCAATGGGTATTTAAGACTTTGCAAGAGAATCTGGAGAACAAACCTGCTATTCATTCCGAAATGGTTGTTGTCGGCAACCGGCCGGCTGGAGCGATCGCGGAGAATCATGTACTGGTGCGGCAAGCAATCTCTGCTAACCGGCGTTTTGATCTAGAAGCAAAGCTGGAGACCGGCAGCACCGATTCCAATATCCCTTTCTCGCTTGGAATTCCTGCACTCACCATGGGGGTCGGGGGCGTCAGCGGAAAAATACACACTCCCGAAGAATGGTATGACGTGCGTGGCGCCGAAGCGGGAATCAAAAGAACAGCACTGTTAGTTGCAGAATTATTAAACGGGACGACGCAATAG